The Kribbella shirazensis genomic interval TGGCCCGCGAACGGCCTCGGCATGTGGGACGCCGCCAACGACCGGCCGTCGCCGGACCTCGTGGAGTTGTCCGAGCGACTCGAGCTGAGCACGACGCGCTATCCGGGCGGTACGGTGGCCAACCTGTTCCGCTGGAAGCGGGCGATCGGACCGCAGTCGCAACGGCAGTGCCAGACCGGCGGCGGCTTCGTCGGGAACCAGGAGCCGCTCGACAGCGTGTACGGCGTCGAGGAGCACTTCCGGTACGCCGAGCAGGTCGGCGCACAGACGCAGATCATGACGTCGTCGGTCCAGCCGGTGCAGGACGCGGCCGACTTCGTCGAGTACCTGAACGCACCGGTGGGCGCGAATCCCGGCGGAGGCACAGCCTGGGCCGCTGTCCGCGCGGCCAACGGCCACCCGGCGCCGTACGGCGTGAAACTGTGGGAAGTCGGCAACGAGCTCTATCTGGGCAACCAGGTGTACTGGCGGGCCCAGGACCTCGCGACGCGCGTCCGGCAGTACGCCTTCGGCGGTACCGAGCGGAAGACCGCGGAGCCGGTCGGCCTGGAGTGCGACAACCGCGAAAGCGCTTCGTTCAGCAAGGGCACGCCTGGGCAGCTGGTCAAGGTGCGGTGGGCGCCGGCGGTGCCGGGCAGCCAAACGGTGTACGTCGCCGGCCAGGCCTGGCGGCAGGTCTCCGACGTCAGTCGCGCAGGCCCGGACGAGCGTGTGTATCAGTTCGATCCGGCCTCCGGGCAGATCCGGTTCGGCGACGGCACGCATGGTGCGATTCCGCCGCAGGGCAGCCAGATCAGGGCCGACTACGTCTCCGGGCCGCACCCCGGCTTCGTCGACTACTACCGGGCGATGAAGGCTGTCGACCCGTCGATCTCCGTCTGCACGGCCTGGGAGAAGCCCGAGTGGGTCGAACTGATGGGGACCGAGCACCCCTACGACTGCATCGCACCACACCTGTACGGCCACCCGAAGCTGGGTGGCACCACGGCCGAGATCCAGGACCGCTGGTTCGCCGACCCGACGCGGGACGCGCATGCGGTGATGGCGGAGCTCCGTGACCTGGATGCCGCCCTGGACACGACCTTCGGTCAACGCACGGGCGGCCGGCGGCCGTTCGTCGCGGTCACCGAGTGGGGCGTGATCGCCGAGGCCGGTACCGGGCCCGCGCCCGCCGGGTGGGGGAACTCGGTGAGCTGGACGCTGAACGCCGCGGACATGCTGGGCGAGATGATCGAGCACGGCGTGACCGTGATGGACAGTTCGAATCTCAACGGGGGAGCGCCCACGCCAGGTGAGTTGTTCGGCGGTGCGCCGGACTTCCACTGGACCGGCCGGGCGAACCTGATCAAGCTGTACACCGAGCTGATCGGCAGTACGCCGGTCGAGGTCGAGACCGAAGGCATCCCGTCGGCCGGTACCGGCGACTACCAGGCGCTGACGGCGTACGGCACCAGGGACGCGGCCGGTGTGACCCGGGTCGTGGTGGTCAACCGGGATCGCGAGAAGGCGCAGTCGGCGACCGTTCTGAACGAGGCCGGGTCCGGTGTGGCCGACGTACGGGTTCTCACCCACAACGGCCCGGACGTCGCGAGCTTCAACACCCCGGCCGACGAATCGGTGATCCGGACGACCGAGACCCACACAGTGGCGACAGCGCGGTATGTCCCGTACACCTTCGAGCCGCACTCGGTGACGTTGCTCGAGATCAGGCCGCGTCAATGACCGGACACGTGCTTGGCCGTACGCCGACGGCGTCGGGTGTGCTGCTGGCCCATCGTGCTCTCCCGCGGCACCAGTGTGAAACCGGCCTTGACCCGGCGCGGGCCCGTCTCGGCGCTGCCTTCGATCCGCTCGACCAGCATCCGGACCGCGGTCTCCGCGATCGCCTGCTTGTCCGGATCGATGGTGGACAGCGTCGGGGTGACCGCGGTGCCGGTGGCGATGCCGTCGACGCCGATGACCGCGATGTCGTCCGGCACCCGGTAGCCCTGCTCGTGCAGCCGGCGCATCGCGGCCATCGCGAGCTCGTCGTTGAAGCAGAACAGCGCGTCGATGGGCTCCGGCAGCGCGAGCAACCTGTCCGTGGCGAGCCTCGCGTCCTTGCCGTGGCTGAAGTCGACCTCGGCGATCAGCTCGGGCTCGAACTCGAGCCCGGCCGCGGCGAGCGCACGCTTGTAGCCGTTCAGCCGGTTCCTGCTGACCACACCACCGGTGTTGCGCGGCAGATTCCTGATGACGCCGATCCGGCGCCGGCCGATGTCCAGCAGGTGCTCGGTGGCGGCCTGGCCCGCCGCACGGCTGTCGATCGCGACGCTGTCCGCGCTCTGGGCCATCCGCTCGCCGAGGAGTACCAGCGGCGTGGTGTCCTCCCGGGCCCGCAGATCGGCGGTGCCGAGCTGCCAGGGGACCAGGATGATGCCGTCGATCAGGTGGGTGCGGAAGCTCTCCACCACGTTCTTCTCGCGCTCGAGATCGCCGTAGGTGCAGTCGATCAGCACGGTCAGCTCGTGCTGCTCGGCCTCGCGGACGATCAGATGCGCCAGCTCACTGAAGTACGCACCGCGGACGGACGGCAGCGCCAGCGCGATCATGCCGGATCGCCCCAGCCGCAGGTTGCGTGCCGAGAGATTCGGCCGGTACCCGAGTTCGTCGAGTGCCGCCGTCACCCGCGCGCGCAGCTCCGGCGTGACGTGCACGTAGTTGTTCACCACGTTGGACACCGTCTTGACCGACACACCGGCCAGCTCGGCGACGTCCTTCAATCGCGTCCGCACCCTGATCCTCCTCGCCTGCACCTGCCGGCAACGGTACCGCCTGAACCCGAAGTGATCCCGCACCGGCTCTTTACGCAACTTGTACAACGATATATACACAGACTTGTACAACGTTATAAGCCCATCCTGTGAAGGCACTATGACGCTCCTGACAGCAGAACCCGTGGACACTCCGACGAGGCCCGGCCGGAGCCGCCCGCCGAGGCATCGCGAGCAGGGCCGGACCACGCTGTGGATCTGGTTGTTCCTCACGCCGACGGTCGTGCTGTACGGCGTCTACACGGTGTACCCGATCTTCGCCAGCTACTGGTTCTCGTTCGTCGAGTGGAACGGGTTCGAGGAGACCAAGACCTGGGTCGGCCTGCGGAACTACCGCGAGGTGCTCGCGGATCCGCTGTTCTGGAGCTCGTTCAAGATCACGGCGCTGTTCACCGTCGCGGCCGTGCCGGTCAAGGTGTTCCTCTCCCTACTGGTGGCGCTCCTGCTGAACTCGCCGAAGCTGCCGCTGCGCAATCTGTTCCGTACGGCGTTCTTCCTGCCGGTCGTCACGACCACCGCGATCGTCGGCGTGGTGATGCAGATCGTGTTCGATCCGGCCGACGGTCCGGTCAACCAGTTGCTGATGAAGCTCGGCCTGGTCGACCAGGGCGTGAACTTCCTCGGCGACTCCTCCACGGCGCTGTGGACGGTGGTCGGCGTCTACGTCTGGAAGTGGTTCGGCGTCACCTTGATCTACTGGCTGGCGGCGCTGCAGACCATCTCCGACGAGGTCTACGAGGCGGCCGAGATCGACGGCGCCGGGCCGGTAGCGATGCTGCGCAACATCACGCTGCCGCTGCTCAAGCCGTTCACGATCATCATCACGCTGCTCACGCTCGAGGCCACCCTGAAGGTCTTCGACCTGATGCTGACGATGACGAACGGCGGTCCCTTCTTCTCCACCGAGGTGGTCGAAATCTACATCTACCGTTGGGCGTTCGCCGCGACCGTGCCGCAGCTCGGGTTCGCCTCCGCGGCGGCGGTGCTGTTCGGCCTGTTCGTCTGCGCGCTTGGCCTGCTCCAGTTGCTCGGCATCCGGGCCGCCCGGAAGACGGGAGGTTCCCGATGACGGCGATCACGGTGCCGAGGCCGCGCCGATCGCGGCGCCGGCCGGGAGACAACCGCTGGACCGCCGGCTGGATCGTGCGCCGGCTGCCGTACTGGTTCGTCGCGCTCTTCCTCGCCGGAGCCGCGTTCCTGTGGATCTATCCGTTCCTCTGGATGGTGTCGGCGTCGCTGAAGGATCAGATGGAGGTCTTCGCCTCCGGTCTCGGCCTGCTGCCGGACAACCCGATCTGGGAGAACTACCAGCGGGCGTGGACCGAGGCCAGCTTCGGCAAGTACCTGATGAACACCGTGATCGTCACGGTCGTGACGGTGGTGCTCGTGGTGGTCCGGTGCGCGATGGCCGGGTACGTGCTGGCCCGCTATTCCTTCGCCGGCCGCAAGGTGGTGCTCGGCGTACTGATCGCGACGTTGTTCGTGCCGACCGGGTACACGATCATCCCGGTCGTCGAGGTGTCCCAGCGGCTCGGTCTGCTGAACTCGCTGACAGGGATGATCCTCGCGCTGAGCGGCGGCGCCCACGTCGCCTCGATCCTGCTCTACCTGGGGTACTTCCGGCAGTTGCCGCGGGAACTGGAAGAGGCCGCGATCGTCGACGGCGCCGGATTCCTGTCACTGTTCTTCCGGGTCATGATGCCGATGGCGATCCCGGTCACCGCGACGGTCACGCTGATGACGTTCCTGGCCACATGGAACGCGTTCTTCCTGCCGTTGGTGTTCACCTTCAGCCGGCCCGATCTGCGCACGTTGAGCGTCGGCATGCTGGCGTTCGTCGGCGAGAACTCGATCGACTGGTCCGGGATGGCCGCCGCCGCGGTCATCTCCCTGCTCCCCGTCGTACTGCTCTTCGTGCTGTTGCAGCGGTACTTCGTCGAGGGCATCGCCGGGGCGGTGAAGCAGTGAGCGAACAACGCAGACCCAACATCCTGCTGCTCTGCACCGACCAGCAGCGGTACGACGCACTCGGTGCCCAGGGCAATGAGCACATCGCGACGCCGAACCTGGACAGGCTGGCCCGCCAGGGCGTCAGGTTCGACAACTGCTACGTGCAGAACCCGGTCTGTGCGCCGTCCCGTGCCAGCCTGATGACGAGCCGGTACGTCCACGCGCACGGCCTGTGGGCGAACGGTGTCAGCCTGCCGGACACCGAGCGGATCTTCACCCGCGACCTCGCCGACGCCGGGTACGACTGCGGCCTGGTCGGCAAGTTCCACCTGGCTCCCTGTATCGGCGGCCGGGAGGAGAAGCGGCACGACGACGGGTTCCGGGTCTTCCGGTGGGCACACGATCCCGGTCACGACTCGCAGGCCAACCAGTACCACCGCTGGCTCGAGGAGAAGTTCCCGCGGTGGTACGACGAGGCGCGCGATCCGGCGTCGCCGGTGCAGTTCGGCAACCTGCCGGTCGAGGCGCACCTGACCCGGTGGACCGCCGAGGAGACGATCGGCTTCCTGCGCGACGGGCGCGACGAGAGCACGCCGTTCTTCTGCGTGGCGAACTTCTACGACCCGCACCATCCGTTCGAGGCGCCACCGGAGTACCTGGACAGGTACGACGCCGAGACGTTGCCCGAGCCGGTCGGCTCGCCGGACGAGCTGGACAGCAAGCCGGCGATCTACACCGAGGCGTCGAAACGCTCGTACGCCGGTCACGCGAGGGGCTTCGCCGAGTACACCCCGGACGAGGTACAGCGCGCCAAGGCGGCGTACTACGCGATGGTCAGCTTCATCGACGACGAGGTCGGCCGGATCCTCGACGTACTCGACGAGCTGGGCCTGTCCGACGACACGATCGTGGTGTTCACCAGCGATCACGGCGAGATGCTCGGCGACCATCAGCTGATGCTGAAGGGCCCGATGATGTTCGACTGCGCGGTCCGCGTCCCGCTGCTGATGCGCTGGCCGGGTGTCGTCGAGCCGGGCGTGGTGCGCGACGAGCTGGTGCAGTGGATCGACCTGGCGCCGACGTTCCTCGAGGCGGCCGGGCTGCCGCCGATGCCCGCTCAACAGGGGCAGAGCCTGCTGCCGCTGATCCGTGGCGAGGTAGTGGCCGACGGCATCGGGTTCCGCGACTGGGCCCTGTCGGAGCATCGCAACTCCAGCCATCCGTACGACCCACCTGTCAGCACCACCATGCTTCGTCACGACCGGTGGAAGGTCGTCGTCCACCACGGTGCGCCGGTCACGAGCCGGGACCGCACCGGGGAACTGTACGACCTGCTGGCCGACCCCGACGAACTCGTCAACCTCTGGGACGACCCGGCGCACACGCACGTGCGGCTGACGCTGCAGGAGAAGCTGCTCGACGTGCTGGTCGCCACCGAGGACAGAAGCCAACCCAGAGAGGGGTACTGGTGATGGAAAGTGTTACCAGGCGTACGTTCCTGACCGGTTCCGGCGCCGTCGCCGCGGCTGGTCTGCTCGGTGCCTGTGACACGGCCGCCGACAGCGCGGGACGGGCTGGTTCGGCCGATGTGCTGACCTGGTGGGACCACAGCCCGAACCTGAAGCCGATCAACCAGAAGATCTTCGCGGCGTTCGAGAAGAAGCCGGACGGTGCGAAGGTCCAGTACACGCTGCAGCAGACGTCGAAGATGGGGCAGACGCTGCAGCTGGCCAAGCAGAGCAGTCAGCTGCCCGACATCACCACCGCGGCAGGGCTCGAGCTGCCGCTGAGCTCGCTGGTCGACGGCAAGTGGTTCCAGCCGATCGAGCTGGACGACGAGGCCTTGGCCAGGCTGAAGAGCGAGCTGTACGACGGCTTCCACCGGATCGACGGAAAGCTCTACACGTTCCCGCTGTTCAGCGTGCGCACGCACAACAGCGCGGTGTGGTTCAACACCGAGCTGGCGGGCAAGGCCGGCCTCGATCCCGGGACACCGCCGAGGACGTTCGACGCCTTCCGTGCCGCGGCGCGCAAGATGCAGGACGCCAGTGGGGGCGGCAACGGCTGGATCTGCAACATCGGTATGCCGGAGCGGCTGTCGGCGCAGGTGAACGAGCTGGCCCAGTGCTCGGGCTTCCAGGGCAACCGCGGGCAGCTGTTCCAGACCGGCGACTACGCGTACCACGACGACGCCTTCCTGACCGCGATCGAGTTCCTGCTGTCGCTGCACCGGGACAAGCTGATGGCGCCCGGCTCGACCACGATGGACGACAAACAGGCCCGGGCGCGGTTCGCCACCGGGAGGATCGGCTACTACATCGACGGACCCTGGTGCGCCGGCGTCATCAACGAGACGCTCAAGCCGTTCGCGCCGAAGCTCGGTGGCGGCGGTCTCCTGACGGCCGATGCCGCCCAGAAGCCGGCGGTGTACGTCGTGCCCACCCAAGGGATGTACCACCTGACCGCGAATGCCAAGGATCCCGCGCTGGCGTCGCGACTGTTGTCGATGGCCACCACCGAGGAGTACTACGTCGGCATCGCCAACGGCATGGCCCGACCGCCGCTGGATCTCGGGGCGATCGACAAGGCCGAGGTGCTGCCGGCGTACAAGAGCGTGGTGACGTCCTTCCGGGACGAGGTGTTCCTCGGGCCGCACGAGTTGCTGAAGAACCCCGCGGTCAGCGCGGTGCAGGCCAAGAGCAAGCCGATCAAACCGGGTCTCGGGGAGATCGTGCAGGGCGCGTTCAGCGGCGACGTGACGAACCTGCGCTCCGAGCTGACCAAGCTCAGCGACGCCGCCAACCGGCAGCGCGACGCGAACATCACGGCCGCGAAGGGCGCCGGCGCCAAGGTCGGGCGCGACGACTTCGCGTTCACCGACTGGAAGCCGTACGCCGACTACGGACCGGACAAATACAAGTAGGGAGAGCTGTGACCGAGAGCGATTTGCCGCCGGTGCCGCATCGGGTCCGGGCCGGGTGGCTGGACCTGTGTGGCGAGTGGGAGTTCGGGTACGACGAGTCGTTCGGCCGCACGATCACGGTGCCGTACCCGCCGGAGTCGGAGCTGTCCGGGATCGCGGAGCCCGGCTTCCACCCGGTGGTCTGGTACCGCCGTACCGTCGAGCTGAGCCGGCCCGCGATGGGCCGGTGCGCGGTCCTGCACTTCGGTGCCGTCGACTACCGCGCGACCGTCTGGGTGAACGGGCAGTTGGTGGCCGAGCACGCCGGCGGGCACACCCCGTTCAGTGCCGACATCACCAGCGCGCTCGATTCCGGGACGCAACAGGTGATCGTGGTGCGGGCGGAGGATCAACCGGAGGATGTCGGCCAGCCGCGCGGGAAGCAGGACTGGCAGGTCGAGCCGCACGGGATCTTCTACCGGCGTACCACGGGCATCTGGCAGCCGGTGTGGATCGAGCAGCCGCCGGCGACGTACGTGACCGACCTGACCTGGAGCGCCGACCCCGCCGCCGGCACGGTGACACTGGAGCTGCGGCTGAACCGCGAGCCCGAGGCCGGATCCGAACTCGCGGTCACGATCCGCGACGGTGAGAGGCAGTTGCTCAGCCAGCTCGTGCCGGTGTCCTCAACGGAGTACCGAACGGTCCTGCGGCTGCCGGCGCTGGACCACCCGCAGGAGGCGCGGAAGCTGCTGTGGTCGCCGGAGCAGCCCACGCTGCTCGACGCCGATCTGGAGCTGCGCGCGCCGGGCCTCGAACCCGACCGGATCGGCAGCTACCTCGGGATCCGCACCGCCGAGATCGCCGACGGCATGTTCCAGCTCAACGGCCATCCGTACTTCCTGCGACTGGTCCTGGAGCAGGGGTTCTGGCCGGAGTCGCATCTGACCGCGCCGGACGCCGCCGCCCTGCGGCGCGAGGTCGAGCTGATCAAGGAGCTCGGGTTCAACGGCGCCAGGATCCATCAGAAGGTCGAGGATCCCCGCTTCCTGTACTGGTGCGACCGGCTCGGCCTGCTGGTCTGGGGCGAGATGGCGAACGCCTTCGTGTTCACCGCCCGGACCGTCGAACGCACCGTCACCGAGTGGCTCGACGTCGTCCGTCGCGACCGTACCCATCCCTGCATCGTCACGTGGGTCCCGCTGAACGAAAGCTGGGGCGTCCCGGACATCGCCCGCGCGCCGGAGCAGCAGCACTACGCGACCGCGCTGTACCACCTGACCAAGGCGCTCGACCCGACCCGGCCGGTGATCTCGAACGACGGCTGGGAACACACCGAGAGCGACATCTGGGGCGTGCACGACTACACGCCGTACGGCGACAGCATCCGCGAGCGTTACGGTACGCCGGACGAGCTCGAGCGAACCCTGACCGGAAGTGGCCCCGGCCGGCGCAAGGTGCTGCTCGGCGATCCGGTACGGCGGGGGCAGCCGGTCGTGATCACCGAGTTCGGCGGGCTGTCGTACGCGCCGGGCGCGGGGGAGAACTGGTTCGGCTACTCCACCGCGGCGGACGCCGACGATCTGCTCAGCAGGTTCTCCGACCTGGTGTCCGCGATCGCGGAGACCAGGGAACTGGCTGGCTTCTGCTACACGCAGTTCACCGACACGCTCCAGGAGACGAACGGCCTGCTGGACGAACACCGCCGGCCGAAGGTCGACGCCGCGAAGATCCGCGAGATCGTCTCCCAGCCGTCCGCCGCCATCCCGTCGGAGCAGGTCGACCTGTACCGCCGCCGGGCGCGCAAGGGCCGCTGAGATGACCAACGTCGTACTCCTGATGACCGACCAGCACCGCCAGGGCTTCACCGCCGGTGAAGGATTCGCGCTGGACACCATGCCGTTCCGCAACGGGTACACGCCGACGCCGGCTTGTGTGCCGGCCCGGACCAGCCTGACGCCAAGTTCTCGGAGTGGCTGAAGTCGATCGACCACGGTCCGGCGACGGAGCCGACGCCGTTCCCGCTCGAGACGCAGTTCCCGTACCGCATCGTGTCCGACGCGTCTGCGGACCCGAGGTGATCGGCGTCAAGGGCGGCGACTACGTGTGGCTCCGTCGGCTCGTCGAGGAGAAACGACCAGGGTACGACGAGCTGTGGCGCAACTGGTCGAGGAACTCCTCCGGTGGACCCTCCGCGCGACCGACGATCTGCTGGTCGCGCGATACGTACCCAAGCGGGCCGAGCGCAACTGGTGCTCGCGCGAGTGGGGAATGCAGTGCACCTGAAACGTCCAGCGAGTATCCCCAGTCGCGCCGTACGAGGAGAGCCACCCGTCCGCTCGACGCGGTGGTCGGTCGAGAGGGAGCCGATGTGTGCAAGCTGGACAGGTGGTGTCGGGCAGCCGATAGTGCACCTGGGTGCGGTCATGTCGTTGCGTACGGTGTCTCGCCGGTGCACTACCTGTTGAGCTTGCACATCCTCCGAGCGTGCCCCACCGTGACTCCCGAATCCGCATCCGGCTGGAGCCCTTCAGGGTTTGACGGTGAAGTCGTCGAAAGTCGTGTCCGCGGTGGCGACCAGTCCGGCGCTGCCGCCCGCCCACGGTTCCCGGTCGTTCCAGGTGAGCGTCCGCCTCCCGTCGACGGAGACCTCGATGCCGCTGCCGGTGTGCACGGTGCGCAGCCGGTAGGTCGTCCCACTCCGCACCGGCTCGGCGAGTTTGCCGCGGGCAACAATCCGTGCGACGCCGTCGTCGACCCGGGAAAGCTGCACCTGGTCGGAGCCGGCGATCAGCTCGGTCCGGTAGCCGTTGAGCCGGTACTGGCCCGGAGTTCCGGCGGGACCGGTGCTGCCGTGCGTGACCAGCCCGGCGGCCCCAGCACCGGACAGGCGGACGTCGGCTTCGGCGGTGCTGTCCCGGAAGTAGGTGGCCGGTGCCATCACCCGTGCGGGTGTGTCGGTCACCACCTGGAGCTGTGCGCCGGCGGCTCTGCTCCACGTCCCGCCGTACGACGTGTAGCCGTCGGGGAGACCGGTGGCGGGGCGGAAGACCTCGAAGGGTTCGTTGACCGGGAGGTGCGTCGCCCAGCTCTGCCAGCTGTGAATCAGTCGCTGCCGGCTCTCGTCGTACTGCGGGTTCGCGACCTCGTTGTGCTGCTCGGTGTGGCCGTCGGGGGAGCCGTCCCCGTCGTAGTCGCGACCCAGATCGAAGAGGTACTCCGTCGACTCGCCGGTCGGCGTGACGTCGCGAAGGTACTTCACGTCGCCGGACCGGATCGCGAGTCGCGCGGAGCCGAGGGGCGCACCTCCCTTCAGGTTGTCGCCGTAGTACCGCCACTGCAGGCTGGTGTGCGCAGGCCGACCGCCCAGTACTGGCGGCACCAGGTCAACGCCCGGCCGTTCCGACAGGTCGAGCGGTGCACCGGCCGCGGCGGCGAAGGTGGGCAGGAGGTCGAGTGCGCTGACCATCTCGCCGTACCGGGTCCCCGGTGGGATCATCGCCGGCCATGACATCGCGAACGGCACCCGCACGCCGCCCTCGAAGGCCGAGTACTTGCGCGCTCGCAGGTCACCTGTCTGCCACTCGTGTTCGGGTCCGTTGTCGGAGGTGAACACCACGATGGTGTTCCGCACGTTGGCGTCCGTCGCGCTGTTGCCGACCACGCCGTCGGCCGCATCGAGCGCGGCGAGGACCCGGCCGACGCCTTCGTCGACGATCCGGACCATCTCCTCGTAGCGGGAGCGCTCGTCGGCGGCCGGTGGCGGCAGCGAGCACTCCGACCGGGTTTGCAACGGTACGTGCGGCGCGTTGTAGGCGAGGTACAGGAAGAAGGGATCGTCCTTCCCCGCATGGTCACCGGCGAACCCCGCCGCCCGATCGCTGAACGCGTCGGTCAGGTACTGGCCGGGCTCGTCGCTGCGGTAGCGGCCGGCGGCCGGATCCCAGCGGTAGGTCTCGTTGTCGTTCTCCGGGCAGTACTGCGCGATGCCCGCGAGGATGCCGTAGTACTGGTCGAAGCCGAGCTCGTGCGGCAGGTTCGGCTTGTTCTGGACGGTGGCCTCGGTGTCGTTGGTCGTGATCCCGGACAGGTCCCACTTGCCGACGGCCATCGTCGAGTAGCCGACGTCGTGCAGGGCTCTCGCCATCGTCGGGCCGGGCGCCGCGGGGCCGGTGAGGTCGGTGGGTAGTTGGCGTGCGGAGACGTTGCTGTCCGCGCCCCAGCGGGCTGGGTCCCGGCCGGTGATCAATCCGAGCCGGGACGGCGCGCAGACCGGTGCGGCTGCGTACCCGTCGGTGAAGGTCACACCGGCTCGCGCCAGCGCGGCGATGTTCGGTGTGTCGATCGTGCCGCCGTACAGACTGGTGTCGGCGAACCCGAGGTCGTCGGCCACGATGGTGATCACGTTCGGCCTGACCGGCTCGTCGACGGTTGCATCCCCTGCAGCTGCGACGGAAGTGCTGGCGGCCGTGGTGAGGCTGAGCAGTCCGGCTGTGGCGACGGTTCGCAGTGTCATCTCAGGAACCTCAGGTAGTCGAAGGTTGCGGTCAGGTTGTTCGTCGCGCCGGTGGGGTCGTTGTCGCGGTCCATGGCGACCAGGCCGACAGCCGGTTGTGAACCGGGTGGCAGGGTGCGGACGCCGTGC includes:
- a CDS encoding substrate-binding domain-containing protein, which encodes MRTRLKDVAELAGVSVKTVSNVVNNYVHVTPELRARVTAALDELGYRPNLSARNLRLGRSGMIALALPSVRGAYFSELAHLIVREAEQHELTVLIDCTYGDLEREKNVVESFRTHLIDGIILVPWQLGTADLRAREDTTPLVLLGERMAQSADSVAIDSRAAGQAATEHLLDIGRRRIGVIRNLPRNTGGVVSRNRLNGYKRALAAAGLEFEPELIAEVDFSHGKDARLATDRLLALPEPIDALFCFNDELAMAAMRRLHEQGYRVPDDIAVIGVDGIATGTAVTPTLSTIDPDKQAIAETAVRMLVERIEGSAETGPRRVKAGFTLVPRESTMGQQHTRRRRRTAKHVSGH
- a CDS encoding ABC transporter permease subunit, producing the protein MDTPTRPGRSRPPRHREQGRTTLWIWLFLTPTVVLYGVYTVYPIFASYWFSFVEWNGFEETKTWVGLRNYREVLADPLFWSSFKITALFTVAAVPVKVFLSLLVALLLNSPKLPLRNLFRTAFFLPVVTTTAIVGVVMQIVFDPADGPVNQLLMKLGLVDQGVNFLGDSSTALWTVVGVYVWKWFGVTLIYWLAALQTISDEVYEAAEIDGAGPVAMLRNITLPLLKPFTIIITLLTLEATLKVFDLMLTMTNGGPFFSTEVVEIYIYRWAFAATVPQLGFASAAAVLFGLFVCALGLLQLLGIRAARKTGGSR
- a CDS encoding carbohydrate ABC transporter permease, giving the protein MTAITVPRPRRSRRRPGDNRWTAGWIVRRLPYWFVALFLAGAAFLWIYPFLWMVSASLKDQMEVFASGLGLLPDNPIWENYQRAWTEASFGKYLMNTVIVTVVTVVLVVVRCAMAGYVLARYSFAGRKVVLGVLIATLFVPTGYTIIPVVEVSQRLGLLNSLTGMILALSGGAHVASILLYLGYFRQLPRELEEAAIVDGAGFLSLFFRVMMPMAIPVTATVTLMTFLATWNAFFLPLVFTFSRPDLRTLSVGMLAFVGENSIDWSGMAAAAVISLLPVVLLFVLLQRYFVEGIAGAVKQ
- a CDS encoding sulfatase-like hydrolase/transferase — its product is MSEQRRPNILLLCTDQQRYDALGAQGNEHIATPNLDRLARQGVRFDNCYVQNPVCAPSRASLMTSRYVHAHGLWANGVSLPDTERIFTRDLADAGYDCGLVGKFHLAPCIGGREEKRHDDGFRVFRWAHDPGHDSQANQYHRWLEEKFPRWYDEARDPASPVQFGNLPVEAHLTRWTAEETIGFLRDGRDESTPFFCVANFYDPHHPFEAPPEYLDRYDAETLPEPVGSPDELDSKPAIYTEASKRSYAGHARGFAEYTPDEVQRAKAAYYAMVSFIDDEVGRILDVLDELGLSDDTIVVFTSDHGEMLGDHQLMLKGPMMFDCAVRVPLLMRWPGVVEPGVVRDELVQWIDLAPTFLEAAGLPPMPAQQGQSLLPLIRGEVVADGIGFRDWALSEHRNSSHPYDPPVSTTMLRHDRWKVVVHHGAPVTSRDRTGELYDLLADPDELVNLWDDPAHTHVRLTLQEKLLDVLVATEDRSQPREGYW
- a CDS encoding ABC transporter substrate-binding protein; protein product: MESVTRRTFLTGSGAVAAAGLLGACDTAADSAGRAGSADVLTWWDHSPNLKPINQKIFAAFEKKPDGAKVQYTLQQTSKMGQTLQLAKQSSQLPDITTAAGLELPLSSLVDGKWFQPIELDDEALARLKSELYDGFHRIDGKLYTFPLFSVRTHNSAVWFNTELAGKAGLDPGTPPRTFDAFRAAARKMQDASGGGNGWICNIGMPERLSAQVNELAQCSGFQGNRGQLFQTGDYAYHDDAFLTAIEFLLSLHRDKLMAPGSTTMDDKQARARFATGRIGYYIDGPWCAGVINETLKPFAPKLGGGGLLTADAAQKPAVYVVPTQGMYHLTANAKDPALASRLLSMATTEEYYVGIANGMARPPLDLGAIDKAEVLPAYKSVVTSFRDEVFLGPHELLKNPAVSAVQAKSKPIKPGLGEIVQGAFSGDVTNLRSELTKLSDAANRQRDANITAAKGAGAKVGRDDFAFTDWKPYADYGPDKYK
- a CDS encoding glycoside hydrolase family 2 TIM barrel-domain containing protein gives rise to the protein MTESDLPPVPHRVRAGWLDLCGEWEFGYDESFGRTITVPYPPESELSGIAEPGFHPVVWYRRTVELSRPAMGRCAVLHFGAVDYRATVWVNGQLVAEHAGGHTPFSADITSALDSGTQQVIVVRAEDQPEDVGQPRGKQDWQVEPHGIFYRRTTGIWQPVWIEQPPATYVTDLTWSADPAAGTVTLELRLNREPEAGSELAVTIRDGERQLLSQLVPVSSTEYRTVLRLPALDHPQEARKLLWSPEQPTLLDADLELRAPGLEPDRIGSYLGIRTAEIADGMFQLNGHPYFLRLVLEQGFWPESHLTAPDAAALRREVELIKELGFNGARIHQKVEDPRFLYWCDRLGLLVWGEMANAFVFTARTVERTVTEWLDVVRRDRTHPCIVTWVPLNESWGVPDIARAPEQQHYATALYHLTKALDPTRPVISNDGWEHTESDIWGVHDYTPYGDSIRERYGTPDELERTLTGSGPGRRKVLLGDPVRRGQPVVITEFGGLSYAPGAGENWFGYSTAADADDLLSRFSDLVSAIAETRELAGFCYTQFTDTLQETNGLLDEHRRPKVDAAKIREIVSQPSAAIPSEQVDLYRRRARKGR
- a CDS encoding sulfatase-like hydrolase/transferase; this encodes MTLRTVATAGLLSLTTAASTSVAAAGDATVDEPVRPNVITIVADDLGFADTSLYGGTIDTPNIAALARAGVTFTDGYAAAPVCAPSRLGLITGRDPARWGADSNVSARQLPTDLTGPAAPGPTMARALHDVGYSTMAVGKWDLSGITTNDTEATVQNKPNLPHELGFDQYYGILAGIAQYCPENDNETYRWDPAAGRYRSDEPGQYLTDAFSDRAAGFAGDHAGKDDPFFLYLAYNAPHVPLQTRSECSLPPPAADERSRYEEMVRIVDEGVGRVLAALDAADGVVGNSATDANVRNTIVVFTSDNGPEHEWQTGDLRARKYSAFEGGVRVPFAMSWPAMIPPGTRYGEMVSALDLLPTFAAAAGAPLDLSERPGVDLVPPVLGGRPAHTSLQWRYYGDNLKGGAPLGSARLAIRSGDVKYLRDVTPTGESTEYLFDLGRDYDGDGSPDGHTEQHNEVANPQYDESRQRLIHSWQSWATHLPVNEPFEVFRPATGLPDGYTSYGGTWSRAAGAQLQVVTDTPARVMAPATYFRDSTAEADVRLSGAGAAGLVTHGSTGPAGTPGQYRLNGYRTELIAGSDQVQLSRVDDGVARIVARGKLAEPVRSGTTYRLRTVHTGSGIEVSVDGRRTLTWNDREPWAGGSAGLVATADTTFDDFTVKP